One region of Malania oleifera isolate guangnan ecotype guangnan chromosome 6, ASM2987363v1, whole genome shotgun sequence genomic DNA includes:
- the LOC131157128 gene encoding uncharacterized protein LOC131157128 isoform X2: protein MKGGLIFHSNSHVLPTVPLFNSTRISNSKALHKRWRICAALEIRVCVNRTCRRQGSMETLETLSGIAPPSVTVKSCGCLGRCGAGPNLVALPAGVIVGHCGTAAQAAEIMVDLCDGGGAGAMDSSSNSLAALALRKRAEDELHKGNLSEAELLLSQAIDRKPHGGIHFIYKHRSSVRLAMGNYSGALEDAKEALALAPQYPEIRISKLQEKLTAAHA, encoded by the exons ATGAAGGGCGGACTCATCTTCCACAGCAACTCTCATGTCCTTCCTACAGTTCCCTTGTTCAACTCCACTCGCATTTCCAACTCCAAGGCACTTCACAAACGTTGGCGGATATGTGCAGCGCTCGAAATCAGGGTGTGCGTGAACAGGACTTGCAGGAGGCAGGGCTCCATGGAAACCCTGGAAACTCTCTCCGGTATTGCCCCGCCCTCTGTCACCGTCAAGTCCTGCGGCTGTCTTGGTCGCTGCGGCGCTGGTCCCAATCTCGTCGCTCTGCCGGCCGGCGTCATCGTGGGCCATTGTGGCACTGCTGCTCAAGCTGCCGAAATTATGGTGGATTTATGCGACGGTGGCGGCGCTGGTGCCATGGATTCTTCTTCGAACAGTTTGGCTGCACTGGCGTTGAGGAAGAGGGCCGAGGATGAGTTGCACAAGGGTAATTTATCGGAAGCAGAGCTTTTGCTCTCGCAG GCTATAGATCGTAAACCACATGGAGGTATCCATTTTATATATAAGCACAG GTCTTCTGTAAGGTTGGCGATGGGCAACTACTCTGGGGCTCTAGAAGATGCTAAAGAAGCTTTGGCACTGGCTCCTCAATATCCTGAG